A stretch of the Archangium violaceum genome encodes the following:
- a CDS encoding GldG family protein, with translation MKAANIGKILGGFGLLLLFSSPLTLFFTSGSIPIVATKVVAGLVLVGLYFATNFKQFGQFASRRSSFFFASTSLIVLMTLGALVTLNYIAHKKNKRWDLTEHKVFTLSPQTVSTLHGLTEPVRAIGFIPTDHPAHEALQSTFDRYHLEAPDKFDYSFKDPRRHPDLAKKYELREGQTTVVLTRGEGASESYTKLHVISEQELTNALLKLNKVSEQKVYFVIGHGEWPLEGQMPMPGQRGRVTSLSEMKQQLLQEGYTTRELNLAGGTTVPRDAALVVIAGSKAPFSPPEVESLRRYLAAGGRLLYFAEAYGEPGDELAKLLAEYGLALDKGVVADAQFNSGSPYVVLSLFFGNHLITMPLRQRQLNVEFPTSRSITVRSEGLAEGVKAEPVVLTSPFGWVETTPDDKPAPTEGEKKGQLTLVAASTRDTSSEQTRRFDEARLVMVGDSELLLDSNWGHEGNRNLVMNTLAWATSQQDKVTIRPPDRAASTLQLDADMLNRIRFVSTDVLPLSLLGVGLAIWLSRRNK, from the coding sequence ATGAAAGCGGCCAACATCGGCAAGATTCTGGGCGGGTTCGGGCTGCTGCTGCTCTTCTCCAGCCCCCTCACCCTCTTCTTCACCTCGGGCTCCATCCCCATCGTCGCCACGAAGGTGGTGGCCGGCCTGGTGCTGGTGGGCCTGTACTTCGCCACCAACTTCAAGCAGTTCGGCCAGTTCGCCTCGCGGCGCTCCAGCTTCTTCTTCGCCAGCACCTCGCTCATCGTGCTGATGACGCTGGGCGCGCTGGTGACCCTCAACTACATCGCCCACAAGAAGAACAAGCGCTGGGATCTGACGGAGCACAAGGTCTTCACGCTCTCGCCCCAGACGGTGAGCACGCTCCACGGACTCACCGAGCCGGTGCGCGCCATCGGCTTCATCCCGACGGACCACCCCGCTCACGAGGCGCTCCAGAGCACCTTCGATCGCTACCACCTCGAGGCGCCGGACAAGTTCGACTACTCCTTCAAGGATCCACGCCGCCACCCGGACCTGGCCAAGAAGTACGAGCTGCGCGAGGGCCAGACGACGGTGGTGCTCACGCGGGGCGAGGGCGCCAGCGAGTCGTACACCAAGCTCCACGTCATCAGTGAGCAGGAGCTCACCAACGCCCTCCTCAAGCTCAACAAGGTGAGCGAGCAGAAGGTGTACTTCGTGATCGGCCATGGTGAGTGGCCGCTGGAGGGGCAGATGCCCATGCCCGGCCAGCGCGGGCGGGTGACGAGCCTCTCGGAGATGAAGCAGCAGCTCCTCCAGGAGGGCTACACCACCCGGGAGCTCAACCTCGCGGGCGGCACCACGGTGCCCCGGGACGCAGCGCTGGTGGTCATCGCCGGCTCCAAGGCCCCCTTCAGCCCGCCGGAGGTGGAGTCGCTGCGCAGGTACCTGGCCGCCGGTGGCCGGCTGCTCTACTTCGCCGAGGCCTACGGTGAGCCGGGTGACGAGTTGGCGAAGCTGCTCGCCGAGTACGGCCTGGCGCTCGACAAGGGCGTGGTCGCCGACGCGCAGTTCAACAGCGGCAGCCCCTACGTCGTCCTCTCGCTCTTCTTCGGCAACCACCTGATCACCATGCCGCTGCGCCAGCGGCAGCTCAACGTCGAGTTCCCCACCTCGCGCAGCATCACCGTGCGCAGCGAGGGGCTCGCCGAGGGCGTGAAGGCGGAGCCCGTGGTCCTCACCTCGCCCTTCGGCTGGGTGGAGACGACACCCGACGACAAGCCGGCGCCCACCGAGGGCGAGAAGAAGGGTCAGCTCACCCTGGTGGCGGCCAGCACGCGCGACACCTCGAGCGAGCAGACGCGGCGCTTCGACGAGGCGCGGCTCGTGATGGTGGGTGACTCGGAGCTCCTGCTCGACTCCAACTGGGGCCACGAGGGCAACCGCAACCTGGTGATGAACACCCTGGCCTGGGCCACCAGCCAGCAGGACAAGGTCACCATCCGTCCGCCGGATCGCGCCGCCTCCACCCTCCAGTTGGACGCGGACATGCTCAACCGCATCCGTTTCGTATCCACCGACGTCCTGCCCCTGTCGTTGCTCGGTGTGGGGTTGGCCATCTGGCTCTCGAGGCGCAACAAGTGA
- a CDS encoding ABC transporter permease, whose product MRTALAIARKELSIYFTTPWAYAVFTAMLAIASFFFVNSLYEFQRAQEMARTLGWERVPQEFRNLTDGVMVPFWTSVMTITLFVVPFLSMRLFAEEKRNKTFELLMTAPVRPVEIVLGKYLGGLGIITTTLGLTIVFPVLLSLLGSSESGPVLEWGTVLLAYVGLLLWGATCMAIGMFISTLTESQMVAALVTFAVLLPWMLLRGLARATEEPLRSFISHLSFDSQLTGMLRGVLDLETPIFFVSVIFFSLLLSHRSVEAQRWA is encoded by the coding sequence ATGCGCACCGCGCTGGCGATCGCCCGCAAAGAGCTGTCCATCTACTTCACCACACCGTGGGCCTACGCGGTCTTCACGGCGATGCTGGCCATCGCATCGTTCTTCTTCGTCAACTCCCTCTACGAGTTCCAGCGCGCCCAGGAGATGGCGCGCACGCTGGGCTGGGAGCGCGTGCCCCAGGAGTTCCGCAACCTCACCGACGGGGTGATGGTGCCCTTCTGGACCTCGGTGATGACCATCACGCTCTTCGTGGTGCCCTTCCTCTCCATGCGGCTGTTCGCCGAGGAGAAGCGCAACAAGACGTTCGAGCTGCTGATGACGGCGCCGGTCCGGCCGGTGGAGATCGTCCTGGGCAAGTACCTGGGCGGCCTGGGCATCATCACCACCACCCTGGGGCTCACCATCGTCTTCCCGGTGCTGCTGTCGCTGCTGGGCTCGAGCGAGTCGGGCCCCGTGCTGGAGTGGGGCACGGTGCTGCTGGCCTATGTCGGGCTGCTCCTGTGGGGCGCCACCTGCATGGCCATCGGCATGTTCATCTCCACGCTGACGGAGAGCCAGATGGTGGCCGCCCTGGTGACCTTCGCGGTGCTGCTGCCGTGGATGCTGCTGCGCGGGCTGGCCCGGGCCACCGAGGAGCCCCTGCGCTCCTTCATCAGCCACCTGTCCTTCGACTCGCAGCTGACGGGGATGCTGCGCGGCGTGCTGGACCTGGAGACGCCCATCTTCTTCGTCTCCGTCATCTTCTTCTCCCTGCTGCTCAGCCACCGCTCGGTGGAGGCACAGCGTTGGGCGTGA
- a CDS encoding ABC transporter ATP-binding protein: MPMIEVQNLTKRYRERVAVDRLNFSVAEGQILGFLGPNGAGKSTTMKILTGFLPPSEGTARVAGFDVFEQPLEVKRRIGYLPETPPLYPEMTVAGYLKFVAQLKGLPGRGVRAEVERVGGAMGLSDVMGRVIQNLSKGFKQRVGIAQALLGSPPVLILDEPTEGLDPAQRAEVRGLIKGLAGKHTVILSTHILPEVTMTCEKVLILNQGRVVAYDEIRKLARVHGGQAENVSLEEIFIKLTAA; encoded by the coding sequence ATGCCGATGATCGAGGTCCAGAACCTCACCAAGCGATACCGGGAGCGGGTCGCGGTGGATCGCCTGAACTTCTCGGTCGCCGAGGGGCAGATCCTCGGGTTCCTCGGGCCCAATGGGGCGGGCAAGTCCACCACGATGAAGATCCTCACCGGGTTCCTGCCTCCCTCCGAGGGGACGGCCCGCGTGGCGGGGTTCGATGTCTTCGAGCAGCCCCTGGAGGTCAAGCGGCGCATCGGCTACCTGCCCGAGACCCCGCCGCTGTACCCGGAGATGACGGTGGCCGGGTACCTGAAGTTCGTGGCCCAGCTCAAGGGACTGCCCGGCCGCGGCGTGCGCGCCGAGGTGGAGCGGGTGGGCGGCGCCATGGGCCTCTCCGACGTGATGGGCCGCGTCATCCAGAACCTCTCCAAGGGCTTCAAGCAGCGCGTGGGCATCGCCCAGGCCCTGCTCGGCTCGCCGCCGGTGCTCATCCTCGACGAGCCCACCGAGGGGTTGGATCCCGCCCAGCGAGCCGAGGTGCGCGGCCTCATCAAGGGGCTGGCGGGCAAGCACACCGTCATCCTCTCCACCCACATCCTCCCCGAGGTGACGATGACCTGCGAGAAGGTCCTCATCCTCAACCAGGGCCGGGTGGTGGCGTACGATGAGATCCGCAAGCTGGCGCGCGTGCACGGCGGCCAGGCGGAGAACGTCTCGCTGGAGGAGATCTTCATCAAGCTGACCGCGGCCTGA
- a CDS encoding aspartate kinase has product MPIVVQKYGGSSVADVEKIRKVARRVKDTRERGYQVVVVVSAMGDTTDELLTLAKQVSPDPPRRELDMLLTCGERISMALLSMALQEQGVPAISFTGSQSGIITNDAHSQARIVEVRPYRIQDELEQGKVVIVAGYQGVSYKKEVTTLGRGGSDTTAVALAAALSAESCEIYSDVDGVFSADPRVVPDARKLETLSYDEMQELASAGAKVLNAQAVEFAKAKGIVILARTAHGQGRGTAVQELVAPADTWVKGVTAEVEMAVLSAAVEAGRVPELLEFLDARGVRGRALAFDGLLGREGRTFIAVPLQDVHGLEALKRDVRARFGEVVTLREEVGTVTAVGAGLNADWSYLRRALGVAEELGAKVHAVHTSPLQLTLLVDKQHLEPLTARLHREFLGA; this is encoded by the coding sequence ATGCCAATCGTGGTGCAGAAGTACGGCGGCTCCTCGGTCGCCGACGTGGAGAAGATCCGCAAGGTCGCACGCAGAGTGAAGGACACGAGGGAACGGGGCTACCAGGTGGTGGTGGTTGTCTCCGCCATGGGGGACACGACGGACGAGCTGCTGACGCTGGCCAAGCAGGTGTCGCCGGACCCGCCGCGGCGCGAGCTGGACATGCTGCTGACGTGTGGGGAGCGCATCTCCATGGCGCTCCTGTCCATGGCGCTGCAGGAGCAGGGGGTGCCCGCCATCAGCTTCACGGGGAGCCAGAGCGGCATCATCACGAATGACGCGCACTCGCAGGCGCGCATCGTGGAGGTGAGGCCCTACCGCATCCAGGACGAGCTGGAGCAGGGCAAGGTGGTCATCGTCGCGGGCTACCAGGGCGTCTCGTACAAGAAGGAGGTGACGACGCTGGGGCGAGGGGGCTCGGACACGACGGCGGTGGCGCTGGCGGCGGCGCTGAGCGCGGAGTCGTGTGAAATCTATTCGGACGTGGACGGGGTGTTCAGCGCGGACCCGAGGGTGGTGCCGGACGCGCGCAAGCTGGAGACGCTCTCGTACGACGAGATGCAGGAGCTGGCGAGCGCGGGGGCGAAGGTGCTCAACGCGCAGGCGGTGGAGTTCGCGAAGGCCAAGGGCATCGTCATCCTGGCGCGCACGGCGCACGGGCAGGGACGGGGGACGGCGGTGCAGGAGCTGGTGGCGCCAGCGGACACGTGGGTGAAGGGAGTGACGGCCGAGGTGGAGATGGCGGTGCTATCGGCGGCGGTGGAGGCGGGGCGGGTGCCGGAGCTGCTGGAGTTCCTGGACGCGCGAGGCGTGCGCGGCAGGGCGTTGGCGTTCGACGGGCTGTTGGGGCGCGAGGGGCGGACGTTCATCGCGGTGCCGTTGCAGGACGTGCACGGGCTGGAGGCGCTGAAGCGGGACGTGAGGGCGCGCTTCGGCGAGGTGGTGACGCTGCGGGAGGAGGTGGGGACGGTGACGGCGGTGGGCGCGGGGCTGAACGCGGATTGGAGCTACCTGCGCCGGGCGCTGGGGGTTGCGGAGGAGCTGGGCGCGAAGGTGCACGCGGTCCACACCTCGCCCCTGCAGCTCACGTTGCTGGTGGACAAGCAACACCTCGAGCCGCTCACGGCGAGGCTGCATCGCGAGTTCCTCGGAGCCTGA
- a CDS encoding N,N-dimethylformamidase beta subunit family domain-containing protein, translated as MGKGGRIIGLLAAGLCLLSLAGGCEESTSGNGGSGGGGGRDNPPLQSPDGGQPDRLDGGSTRPPGDGGTAGPVVPPHDAEAIRKENARPGTKAWRITNRAANNNEIEGYSLVSTVTQGERVPIAVSVTGGPRKFSWEVYRLGYYGGTGGREVARGGPLQAVPQASCPAQKPTGLVACNWTPTLEIETDARWVRGVYVVKLVREDGYQRYVPFFVRDPLPRSEVMVIIPTHTWQAYNTWGGTSLYDDKFRITGVGRAFQASFDRPYYRGYGSGHLLDDDQGLVMWLEAQGLDVSYVTDEEMDRSGDALNHARVFFLSGHDEYWTRTQRDRADKALAEGRSIINLGANQAYWQVRLEPAADGRPRRIVTCYKGDARDPMGVKSLDRTTKFRDLATPRPENALLGVMFSSRWHQFAFPTIITNADHWAFEGTGLKNGDTLWRANGYEQDQVVANGQSPEGLEVLAESPALSLQGAFGFGQMVVFRKGDAWVFSAGGIDFVHTLGTSEAADPRAARLVANVLYRALGRPVPKNLVVLPATPLPKARGPFASAVRTVAGQPGKRGDQDGGPGRGLLAAPVAVTVLPGGGWAVADALANKVKRVAPDGSISTLSQVRLNGPMGIAADAQGNVYVSDSDNYCIRRIAPDGTTTVFAGAVMEPGMMDGPAAQARFNQPAGLALTPQGELLVADMGNGVIRRIDLLTPGNPVTTLPSNLWLYRPSAVAVGADGTVYVVETGMSRVMALRNGTVSVFAGSPPGGFAEGEGESARMLPYLGIAVLPDGNVAVSDPGNYRVRRISPSGVVTTLAGSGLFGARDGEGDDADLVLPAGLAVGPDGTLYVADSGNALLRAITP; from the coding sequence ATGGGAAAGGGTGGTCGGATCATCGGATTGTTGGCTGCCGGACTGTGCCTCCTGAGCCTGGCCGGAGGGTGTGAGGAGTCGACCTCGGGCAACGGTGGTTCAGGGGGAGGAGGAGGGCGGGATAACCCGCCGCTCCAGAGCCCGGACGGCGGGCAGCCAGACCGCTTGGATGGTGGCTCGACGCGGCCCCCAGGGGATGGGGGGACGGCGGGACCGGTGGTGCCTCCGCACGACGCCGAGGCCATCCGCAAGGAGAACGCGCGCCCGGGGACGAAGGCGTGGCGGATCACGAATCGTGCGGCCAACAACAACGAGATCGAAGGCTACTCGCTCGTCTCCACGGTGACGCAGGGCGAGCGGGTGCCCATCGCGGTGTCGGTGACGGGCGGGCCGCGCAAGTTCTCGTGGGAGGTGTACCGGCTCGGCTACTACGGTGGCACGGGCGGGCGCGAGGTGGCGCGAGGGGGTCCGCTGCAGGCGGTGCCCCAGGCGTCGTGCCCGGCGCAGAAGCCCACGGGCCTCGTGGCCTGCAACTGGACGCCGACGCTGGAGATCGAAACGGACGCGCGCTGGGTGCGCGGGGTGTACGTGGTGAAGCTGGTGCGGGAAGACGGCTACCAGCGCTACGTGCCGTTCTTCGTGAGGGATCCGCTGCCGCGCTCGGAGGTGATGGTGATCATCCCGACGCACACCTGGCAGGCGTACAACACGTGGGGAGGCACGAGCCTCTACGACGACAAGTTCCGCATCACGGGAGTGGGGCGTGCCTTCCAGGCGTCGTTCGATCGGCCCTACTACCGGGGCTACGGCTCGGGGCACCTGCTGGATGACGATCAGGGGCTCGTCATGTGGCTGGAGGCGCAGGGGCTGGACGTGTCGTACGTGACGGACGAGGAGATGGACCGGAGCGGGGACGCGCTGAACCACGCCCGGGTCTTCTTCCTCTCGGGACATGACGAGTACTGGACGCGCACGCAGCGGGACCGGGCGGACAAGGCGCTGGCCGAGGGCCGATCGATCATCAACCTCGGAGCGAACCAGGCCTACTGGCAGGTGCGGCTCGAGCCGGCGGCGGACGGCCGGCCGAGGCGCATCGTCACCTGCTACAAGGGCGACGCGAGGGATCCGATGGGCGTGAAGAGCCTGGATCGGACGACGAAGTTCCGGGACCTGGCGACGCCGAGGCCGGAGAACGCGCTGTTGGGGGTGATGTTCTCCAGCCGCTGGCACCAGTTCGCCTTCCCGACGATCATCACGAATGCGGACCACTGGGCCTTCGAGGGGACGGGGCTGAAGAACGGGGACACGCTGTGGAGGGCCAACGGCTACGAGCAGGATCAGGTGGTGGCCAACGGCCAGTCGCCGGAGGGGCTGGAGGTGCTGGCCGAGTCTCCCGCGCTGTCGCTGCAGGGGGCGTTCGGCTTCGGGCAGATGGTGGTGTTCCGCAAGGGGGACGCGTGGGTGTTCTCGGCGGGGGGCATCGACTTCGTGCACACGCTGGGGACGAGCGAGGCGGCGGATCCCCGAGCGGCGCGCCTGGTGGCCAACGTCCTCTACCGGGCGCTGGGGAGGCCGGTGCCGAAGAACCTGGTGGTGTTGCCGGCGACGCCGCTGCCGAAGGCGCGAGGCCCCTTCGCCTCCGCGGTGCGGACGGTGGCGGGACAGCCGGGGAAGCGGGGTGACCAGGATGGAGGCCCGGGTCGGGGGCTGCTGGCCGCGCCGGTGGCGGTGACGGTGCTGCCCGGTGGTGGCTGGGCGGTGGCGGACGCGCTGGCCAACAAGGTGAAGCGGGTGGCGCCGGACGGGAGCATCTCGACGCTCTCGCAGGTGCGGCTCAATGGCCCGATGGGGATCGCCGCGGACGCGCAGGGGAACGTCTACGTGTCCGATTCGGACAACTACTGCATCCGCCGCATCGCGCCGGATGGGACGACGACGGTGTTCGCCGGAGCGGTGATGGAGCCGGGGATGATGGATGGACCCGCGGCGCAGGCGCGCTTCAACCAGCCGGCGGGGTTGGCGCTGACGCCGCAGGGGGAGTTGCTGGTGGCGGACATGGGCAATGGCGTCATCCGGCGGATCGATCTGCTGACTCCGGGCAATCCCGTGACGACGCTGCCGTCGAACCTGTGGCTGTACCGGCCCTCGGCGGTGGCGGTGGGGGCGGACGGGACGGTGTACGTGGTGGAGACGGGGATGTCGCGCGTGATGGCGCTGCGCAACGGCACGGTGAGCGTGTTCGCGGGCTCACCGCCGGGAGGCTTCGCGGAAGGGGAGGGGGAGAGCGCGAGGATGCTGCCGTACCTGGGCATCGCGGTGCTGCCGGATGGGAACGTGGCGGTGTCGGATCCGGGCAACTACCGGGTGAGGCGCATCTCCCCGAGCGGAGTGGTGACGACGCTGGCGGGCTCGGGCCTCTTCGGGGCGCGCGATGGAGAGGGAGACGACGCGGATCTGGTGTTGCCCGCGGGCCTCGCGGTGGGCCCGGATGGAACGCTGTACGTGGCGGACTCGGGCAACGCGTTGCTGCGCGCCATCACACCGTGA
- a CDS encoding ATP-binding protein: MVTKASGEVCGECGGRTYVIERRGDRAHARVCRCSARCTLCDGRGFAYEVREETFSARVGPKRYEVLVPCVCQHRAKRVSHFTEVGLPGVMAHATFENYRAFNEAQDRARNLAMHFAHHYDKTGVNKGFVLSGPVGTGKTHLLTATLKHLVLEVGLEARYVEISLLYATIRRGFQEGKSGGEIIGPLSDVEVLAIDELGKGRGSPFEMETLDELIARRYNAGRTTLFATNYSLEPERRTPRTAAPSGYRTTEDAKTAVRDMELIRERVGERIYSRLCEMCGFVELPKETPDQRRMRQELDVRPGPSPSGMRSKH, translated from the coding sequence ATGGTCACGAAGGCGAGCGGCGAGGTGTGCGGCGAGTGTGGGGGAAGGACGTACGTCATCGAGCGGCGGGGAGATCGCGCGCACGCGCGGGTGTGCAGGTGCTCGGCACGGTGCACCCTGTGTGACGGGCGTGGGTTCGCCTACGAGGTGCGCGAGGAGACATTCAGCGCCAGGGTGGGGCCCAAGCGCTACGAGGTGCTGGTGCCCTGCGTCTGCCAGCACCGGGCGAAGCGCGTGAGCCACTTCACCGAGGTGGGGCTGCCCGGGGTGATGGCTCACGCGACCTTCGAGAACTACCGGGCCTTCAACGAGGCGCAGGATCGGGCCCGCAACCTGGCGATGCACTTCGCCCACCACTACGACAAGACGGGGGTGAACAAGGGGTTCGTCCTCAGTGGCCCGGTGGGCACGGGGAAGACGCACCTGCTGACGGCCACGCTCAAGCACCTGGTGCTCGAGGTGGGGCTGGAGGCCCGGTACGTGGAGATCTCCCTGCTCTACGCCACCATCCGTCGAGGCTTCCAGGAGGGGAAGAGCGGCGGGGAGATCATCGGCCCGCTGTCGGACGTGGAGGTTCTGGCCATAGACGAGCTGGGCAAGGGGCGCGGCAGCCCGTTCGAGATGGAGACGCTCGATGAGCTGATCGCCCGGCGCTACAACGCGGGGCGTACCACGCTCTTCGCGACGAACTACTCGCTGGAGCCGGAGCGCAGGACCCCCCGGACCGCCGCACCGAGCGGCTACCGCACCACGGAGGACGCGAAGACCGCGGTGCGCGACATGGAGCTGATACGCGAGCGCGTGGGCGAGCGCATCTACAGCCGGTTGTGCGAGATGTGCGGCTTCGTGGAGCTGCCGAAGGAGACGCCGGATCAGCGTCGCATGCGGCAGGAGCTGGACGTCCGGCCAGGCCCATCACCGAGCGGGATGCGCTCGAAGCACTGA